In Variovorax paradoxus, a single genomic region encodes these proteins:
- the ugpQ gene encoding glycerophosphodiester phosphodiesterase, which yields MTMNSWPYPRWVAHRGAGKLAPENTLAAFKLGASHGYRMFECDAKLSADGVPFLMHDARLDRTTSGRGIGGEQPWHALSQLDAGSWHSRGYAGEPLPTLENIARFCLANGHLLNIEIKPTPGVERETGEVVAREAARLWQGAAVPPLLTSFQVDSLKGAQAVQPELPRGLLLDSLWKGWLEAAQQLGCVAIVCNHALWDAGVLAQVHGAGMRALSYTVNDEWAVQRLIDLGTDGIITDRVDLFSPAG from the coding sequence ATGACCATGAATTCCTGGCCCTACCCCCGCTGGGTCGCGCACCGCGGCGCCGGCAAGCTGGCGCCTGAAAACACGCTGGCCGCCTTCAAGCTGGGCGCGTCCCACGGCTACCGCATGTTCGAGTGCGACGCCAAGCTCAGCGCCGACGGCGTGCCCTTCCTCATGCACGACGCCAGGCTCGACCGCACCACCAGCGGACGCGGCATCGGCGGCGAGCAGCCGTGGCATGCGCTGTCGCAGCTGGACGCCGGCAGCTGGCATTCGCGCGGCTACGCGGGCGAGCCGCTGCCGACGCTGGAGAACATCGCGCGCTTCTGCCTGGCCAACGGCCACCTGCTGAACATCGAGATCAAGCCGACACCGGGCGTCGAGCGCGAAACCGGCGAAGTGGTGGCACGCGAGGCCGCGCGCCTGTGGCAGGGCGCGGCCGTGCCGCCGCTGCTCACCTCGTTCCAGGTCGATTCGCTGAAAGGCGCACAGGCTGTTCAGCCCGAGCTGCCGCGCGGGCTGCTGCTCGATTCGCTCTGGAAAGGCTGGCTCGAAGCAGCCCAGCAGCTCGGCTGCGTCGCCATCGTCTGCAACCACGCACTGTGGGACGCGGGCGTGCTCGCGCAGGTGCACGGCGCCGGCATGCGCGCCCTGAGCTACACGGTGAACGACGAATGGGCCGTGCAACGCCTCATCGACCTGGGCACCGACGGCATCATCACCGACCGGGTCGACCTGTTCAGCCCGGCCGGCTGA